The DNA segment ataTTGGGATTCACAATATTTGGAATTAATTGGGATTactattattagtagattattatattttatttggcTGGAAAAGTCGTATCAGCCTCTCTTTTTTATCATTCATTGgattaatttgaaaacatgagATTTTTTGCACAAATAGTCGGCAAAGATCACGGTCCTTCCGGAGccaaatgattttaaaaaatgagaaaatggAAAATCTAAATTTAAGTCAAAAATCTCATTGAAGAAACCAAATCATATGTCCTGATGATAGCAGCCACTGGGAAGGAGTGCACCGATCTTAAAACAACGGATATAAACAAGTCAAGGTAGCTTGTTTGTGGACTTGAAGAATTTTTCTATCCAAAGAATCAAAGAACCAATTTGGCAGACCTCAAAGCTCACAAGACGTTAAGTCGGTACTTCCATTGGCTCCAGCCATATCGTAACACAAATAACAGCCTCCTTCATGTATGTATTTTTGTggctatattttttaagtaaaatATTAAGCTGCTATATTTGTTTACGTTTTAAGTTTGGTTCCGgttccaaaataaaaaacagtgtttttaaaaccatGACCGCATTCGATCGTGAAACAGTCATGTAGTCAAATTTGATCTTGAAACTATTGaaccaaacaaaaatcattaaatcAAAATTCACAAATtagatgaataaaaaatatttaatatttccaatgctttatatttcatatttattaatatttttattatttaccacactatataataatattttgaataattttgaatcgttatttaaataattattctcTTTAGCTTCCGGTCTAATTTAAAACACAAAAAAGGTCGAGGTACCCGCAATTCTGAGTGATGGGTTGGTAACTAGATGCAAATGTACAGCGCTAACTTTGGTCAGGGAAACAAGTCATTTTCTACATGTTAGAATGGTGTGGTGGCAAGCAGTGCCGGATGAAGCATGGGGTTCCAGCTGCACAAGAATAACTATATAATCGGCCACAAAATTTCCTAATGACTTTAGCTTAGCGGTTTTGAGGCAAAATTCTACTGTGAGAGAGGCTGGGTTCAACTCCACCTTAACGCATTTATATTATTCCGGCCTTTATTTGATTTTTGGCTTGTAGCCTCCAAATGTATAGGACCGGCTCTGGTGGCAAGTGATGCATTTTTGCACGATAGCATTTAGTTTTAGTTTGCACTCAGCCTGGACTCTCGTattcattaattactatattcATGCATGCCTGAACTGATAGTGAAAGCTATAAGGATCAAAGTGTGTTCAGTCATGGAGTTGGTATTCGAGAGACAGTGCAAGATGCTCGTTTCTACGGATGTCCCTTTCATTTGTGTTGTCGAGTGATTCGTCTTCTCCAATAGCCACATCCAACATGCATggcaacttaaaaaaaaaaaaatggcaacATTTACACCACTCATATTACATCATGACTTCTCTACAACTTATTTCATCTTACTCTTCAAACCATTAACTTATTCCATTATTCTGGAACACTGTGTATAAACCTTGGTAACACCTAATTAATAGCATATTATTAGGACATATTATTCACGTAATAAGAATAGTATCCTTGATATTACCATCCACCATCAACAGAAATTGATATGCCATCAAGTAATCACATCAAGGTTAAAAAGGGAGTCAAATAGTTGCAAACCATTAGACATTAATAAAAGAGAAAGCTTAAGTCCACTTGTGATTTCGTTGAATTGAATAATCAAAAATACATTTGGCAGAATAGCCTTTCGCTTAACACAAAACAATCACCGATTTGCCCAAAGACGCAACCTTTGGGAGACATCAAAAGGCTCAACCCTTTCGGAACAACTGTCCTTAAAACTCTTCGTCCCTCGTATCTCTCGTAAACGCATCAATCGCGAGATTTACAATTTTCGTTTGTTAACTCAATTCGAACATGTCATCGTTTTCAACGTCTCTCTCCTCCTCGTCCCCTTTCTTATCAAATCATTCTTCGCTCATCAACAGCGACCCATCACGACGCTCACTCTCATTCCCTCAGGGGATAAACCTAGATGACCTCTGTGTTAGATCTAAGAGGAAGCTCGTCCAGAGCGCTGTTGCAGTGGGAGATGgtaagtttgatttgatttgattctctGCGTGCCCTTTACTTTTCCTCTTTTGGGTTTGCTTCTTTGTGCATTTGATTTACGGGTATAGCATAAAGCTTGAAACTTTTGACTCTATATAGGCTTTGGTTTCTGTACTATTCTCCGACTCTTCTTGATGCGATTACCATTGGTTTTAGGCTCAGTTATCACCAAGTCAAGCTCAGCTGAGATAAAGACCGGACCTTTATCGATTCCGTCACAAGAAGCAGCAGACAAGCTTGTGATAGAGTCTAACGGCGGCGAACAGCAGTCAACGGTTAGTATAACGGTGGTGGGAGCTTCTGGTGATCTTGCCAAGAAGAAGATATTCCCAGCTCTCTTCGCACTCTACTATGAAGGCTGTCTTCCTGaggtattaaaaaaaacttcctTTCTTTCTGATATGATTCTTTATATTGATTGAATGTGGTAAGTGCAGAccatttgattttctttttttggttcgTTGCAGCATTTTACGATATACGGGTATGCAAGGAGTAAGATGACAGATGCTGAACTTAGAGACATGGTCAGCAAAACACTGACTTGTAGAATTGATAAGAGGTGTGAATGATTCTTCTACTTTTGGAGATTTCCTTATGATAAAAACTACCAGGACATTGGTCtttatgattctttttttttcttcactttgGTGCTTTGCCAGAGATGGTTTGTTTAAGCTGCATCCTTTCATCTGATATTTTTTCAGGGAAAACTGCGGTGAGAAGatggaagagtttctcaagcGATGTTTTTACCATACGGGTCAGTATGATTCTCAGGAACATTTTGTTACTCTGGACAAGAAGCTCAAGGAACATGAGGTACTTGATGTTTATCCTCTTCTAATTTACTTCTTCGTGATTCCCCTTGCAACCACATTGCATCATTGTTTTCTGAAGGCTAGGCAGGTTATAGGCATTACTTAGGTAGGTAGGTAGGTGATATGATGTAGATTATGGGACCTAGACACTGATGTGTGTTATTGTTTCGTGTAAGATTagtaaaaactagaaaagctttatgttcttatttatttatcttagaTGTACTTATCCGTCACATCATTATTCACAGGGTGGAAGACTCTCGAACCGCCTTTTCTATCTTTCAATCCCTCCAAATATCTTTGTGGACGCTGTGAAATGTGCAAGCTCTTCTGCTTCATCTATCAGTGGATGGACTAGGGTCATTGTTGAGAAGCCTTTTGGCCGAGATTCCAAAACCTCCGCTGCTTTAACAAAGTCCCTTAAGCAGTACCTTGAGGAAGACCAAATATTTAGGTGGAGATATTGTACTCAAGTTATTGTGAATCTGTCAATCAGTAACGATGGTTTTGGATTAGCTAGCTAATATGGAAAGTTGATATTTTACAGGATCGACCATTACTTAGGAAAGGAGCTAGTTGAGAACTTGTCGGTTCTTCGATTCTCAAACCTTATATTTGAACCTCTATGGTCAAGGCAGTACATACAGAACGTGCAGTTCATATTCTCTGAAGATTTCGGCACTGAAGGGCGTGGAGGGTAACTGTTCTTGTCCTTTGTCTGACTTCTAATGTCTCCTTACGTGTTGAAGCCTTATGTTTTGACACTCTTTATCTTCAGGTACTTCGATCATTACGGAATAATAAGAGATATAATGCAGAATCATCTCCTTCAGATACTAGCTCTTTTCGCCATGGAAACACCTGTTAGCTTAGATGCAGAGGATATCAGAAATGAAAAGGTAAAGGTTCTACGTTCAATGAGGCCAATACAACTTGAAGATGTGGTGATAGGACAGTATAAGAGCACCACCAAAGGAGGAGTCACTTATCCAGGCTATACTGATGACAAAACTGTCCCAAAAGATAGCCTGACACCCACATTTGCAGCTGCTGCACTCTTCATCGACAATGCTAGATGGGACGGTGTTCCTTTTCTAATGAAAGCTGGGAAAGCATTACACACCCGGAGGTAACCAAAACTTTTTggaagtttttttattttcttcaacacGTTAATATACTAACACACTTATTGTTACAGTGCGGAGATAAGAGTGCAGTTCAGGCATGTGCCTGGAAATTTATATAACCGGAACTCTGGTGGTACTAATCTTGACCGGACCACAAATGAGCTTGTCATCCGTGTCCAACCAGATGAAGGCATCTATTTGAAAATCAACAACAAGGTCCCTGGTTTGGGAATGAGACTAGATCAGAGTAACTTGAACCTTCTCTATTCAGCAAGGTGAGTTTAGAGGACACAGAAAGGAACCCGCAGCTCTATTTGCCTACTTTACATGGTTTCATTTACCCTTTTTGCTTTGTTGAAGGTATTCAAAGGAGATCCCAGATGCATATGAGAGGTTGTTGCTGGATGCAATCGAAGGTGAACGAAGGTTGTTCATAAGAAGCGATGAACTTGACGCTGCTTGGGCGCTTTTCACTCCACTGCTCAAAGAGATTGAAGAAAAGAAGACGATACCAGAGTTCTATCCTTACGGCAGTCGTGGTCCAGTTGGTGCTCATTATTTAGCTGCAAAACACAATGTCCAATGGGGAGACCTTAGTCTCGACCAGTGAAAGTGTGAAAGAGTTCATTAATCAACCCTTTTCTTTGTTCCATAGATCCACGTCTGAGGATTCTCATTGATTTGTTGTtggaaacaataaaacaaaatttcttgAATAATAAGCAAGGGTTTTCTCTTTCTACCCTTTTTGTGAGTTTACTAGCGTTAGGAACAGCAAACGAAATCAATAGACCAGAAAATATATCGTAGCCTCTACTAAGGCTTGAGCAACAACAAGAAAGAAATAATAGCAGTAGTTAGAGCCTATGTTCTTCTTGCTCTTGGCCGTCACCTGAAGTACCTTCAGGCCAATCCAGGAACTTATAATGCAGAAGAGACGAAGGTAGATACGTCTGAGCTGCTGCAGAAGTAGGGTCATCAGGAGGATATATATACTCTTTCCCATACCCAAGTTCCTTCATTAACTTGGTCGGCGCGTTCCTCAGATGTACAGGCACCCCTTCATTCTGACCAACCGAGTCCTTCACCACCTTCCTTGCCGCTCCTATTGCTCTGTAAACAGCAATTGATTTAGGAGCCAGCGCCAAGTAAGCAGCGCACTGAGCAAGAATCACATTGCACTCCGGCATACCCAAAAAATGCGAGGCTTGATAGCAAGCAACCGCCTGAGTAAGAGCTGAAGGGTCGGCAAGCCCAACGTCCTCGCTTGCAAACCTTATAAGCCTCCTCGCAATGTAAAGCGGCTCTTCACCACCTTCAAGCATTCTAGCTAGCCAGTAGATTGCAGCGTTAGCATCTCCTCCTCGCATAGACTTGTGCAGCGCGCTTATGAGATTGTAATGTTGATCCCCTGCCTTGTCATACGCCAAATGTTTGCTCTGAAGAGCCTCTTTAGCATCATCAAGAGACACAACAGCAGCAACACCAACACCAACACCATCTCCCCCTCGAGCAGTGGCCATGGTAGCTGAGATTTCCAAGGCGTTCAACGCAACACGTGCATCACCATCGCAGTTGTTAGCCAAGAACTCAACAAAAGAATCATCAACCTCAACGTTACTGGACAGTCCTCTAACGGAATCATCATCTACAGCTCGTTTAAGAAGAGTCTCAACATGATTAGGTTTCAAGGGATTGAGAGTGAGAACTCTACAACGAGAGAGCAAAGGAGTGATCAAATGAAAAGAAGGGTTCTCAGTAGTGGCGCCAATGAAGAGGATGCTACCATCTTCAATAACAGGCAGGAAGGAGTCTTGCTGTGACTTGTTAAAGCGATGAACTTCGTCCATAAACAACACAGTCCTCTTCTTACCTTCTAGGTTAAGCTTCTTGGCGGTTTCAACGGCGTCTCTCACGTCCTTGACGCCGCTAGTAACTGCGGAAAGGGAGACGAAGCGGTACTGAGAAGGATCCTTGCAGGAGTTGATGAGAGATTTGGCGATGGAGGTTTTGCCGGTGCCAGGTGGGCCCCAGAAGATGATGGAAGGGAGGCGGTTGGAGTCAACGGCGGAGCGGAGGAGGGAAGAGGGAGAGAGGAGGTGGTCTTGGCCTACCACGTCGTCGAGAGTGCGAGGACGCATACGCTCAGATAGAGGCTGGTGTTGGCGGTGGCGGTGGGTGGAGGGTGGTGGTGAGAGCTTGAGGCGTTTGTTGGAATCGCCGACGGGGGTTAGGGTTTTGGAATTGGGGCGGAGGAAACGGTCGAGTTTGGGTTGTGACGTGGCGGTGGTGGTTTGGAGGGGAGGGCGGTGGGAGAGGATCCAGTCGGTGGCTTTTTGGATGGAGTCTCCGCCGGTGGCGGTTAAAGCTTCGGCGGCTAAGTCGCTGGAGAAACCCATGCTTACTAGTTGATCCATCTTCTAAAACTAGTACAGTGGGAAACAGCAGAGCTTGTGTTGAGCATTAAAAGTACTTTTAGGACTTTAACTAAACAACCCCTGTTTTGTTCTGCATTAGGTAAAAAGATACTTTTATAAGATTCATTGGGTTTCTTGGAAGAAGCTGTGTATCTCTAAAGAGAATGGTGGTCTGGGATTCCGGGACATTAAGGATTTCAATCAGGCTCTCTTAGCTAAGCAGGCGTGGAGAGTACTTAACGATCCCAACAGCCTTATATCCCGTATCTATAAAGGAAGATATTTTGCAAGATCAAGTTTTCTGGAATGTGGTAAGGGCTATCGACCTTCTTATGCGTGGAGGAGTATATTGTTTGGGAGAGAGTTGCTCAGTCGAGGTCTAATCAGGTCTATTGGGAATGGTACAGCCACTTATGTATGGTCTCACAACTGGATCATGGACAACGGGCCAAGAAGACCTATCAACAAGCAAAGAGACACTGATGTGAACTTACGGGTCGCAGCTTTAATGGGGAGTGATGGGCAATGGGATGTGAATAAATTACAGCTTTTGTTTCCGGAAAATGAGGTCAACCGAATCCTTCAAATGCAGATTGGAAATGTTGCTGATAGAGATATATGGGCGTATACCTCACAAGGAGCATATACGGTGAAGAGTGGTTATGTTTTAGCCTCGAAGATGAAAGAGGCTGAAGCTGTTCATGTATTGGAATCAACACCTGGTATTCTGGAACTTAAGAGACACATTTGGATAGTCCCAACGATTCCTAAGATAAGGAATTTCCTATGGCGCGCTGTTTCTGGTGCCCTTGCAGTAACAAAGAGGCTGAACACTCGAGGTCTAGATCTTGACACAAGGTGCAAAGTCTGTAAGTCGGCGGTAGAGACCATTGAGCATGTGCTTTTTAAATGTACGATGGCACATGATGCGTGGTCTATTGTAGGCCTCCAGCCCCTCCCTTCTCAAATGCAACTCTCACTGGTGGAATTACTGAATATGTATCTGCAGAAGATGTCAGATGAGACAGTGCCGGTATTGCAGAGGCAAGCCATCCCATGGATTCTATGGACGATCTGGAAAAACAGGAACATGCTCTTATATGCTGACACACAGGAATCTCTAATCATTCAAATTCAAAAAGCGGTTGAAGAGGCAAGCCTCTAGAAGGAGCTGAATATACTGCAACCAACTCCTACGTCCGTAAATGGTTTGAATGAAGAAACGAAGAAATGGGATCCACCTCTTCCAGGCTATGTCAAATGCAACATACACGCAAACTGGAGAAACGCAAAGCTACATAGTGGAGTATCTTTCATTGTTCGTGATCAGAGTGGCAATGTCCTCCATCATGCTAGAGATGCTAACACTTTCTCTCCGAACAGAGCAACGGCTGAGCTTCGTGTCTGGTATGGACCTTACAAAGTTTAAAGGATTTGGGTTATCAGGATGTTGTGATTGGTTCAGATTTTCGAGAGCTCATTGAAGCAATAAAGAAGCCATTAGAATGGCCTCTGTTCAGAATGCTTCTTCAGAAGATTGACACTTTCTGTGGTCTGTTCCGTTCGGTAGCTTTTGAGTTGGAGTCGGTTTCTTCgaatcagacagcaagagagaTTGCAAAGAGTGTTCTTCGAGATGGCCGTTTTCAATCTTATTTGGCCTTAGGAGGACCTGCGTGGCTTCACCAAAGGATTTTAAGGGATGCACTGTTGATTAGCTCATAGATCTTTTTCAAGGTTGAGCTTgttgctttgtttcttttttatttggtttttgtgGCTTTGTTACCCCCCTTGACACTACCTTTCTAatgaagaagttaaaaaaaaaaaaaaaaaactataactctgttttgttttgcaattctggataaaaaaaaaattaatctattttaGAATGTAACACATTGCTTTTGCTAATATCATGCTGCATACGAACCTCAAAGATCAGATCATTTAACTTAGGCCATATCAAACACATTTCAAGATGTCTTGTAGCTGAAACTACTATAGGTCAACATTTTGATTTGCGATTTCTACATCTAACCAAACATTGTTCACCTGTTTCAACTTCTCAGACCTGGTCGGACCACCACGACCCAGCGTGTGATCTTGTGAAGGAGAATAAGTCCTTTAATGGTGTTGACCAAGTCTTTCGTGATGTAATTTTGGAACCAAGAAGAACTGGATCAAGCTGCCTCCCTTTCTTCTTCCCACCGCCTTTGTTTCCCTCGCTTGGATCAGAAGATGACTCTGCTGCTGCCACTTTCTTCATGTTGCTACTACTCTTCTTCAACATCTCACTAAACGTGCCTCTGACCCCTCTGTTTCCCACTGCTGCTCCTGTTTCCCGTCTCCCAACATATATGATCCGCGAGCTAAAAGATACCACCTTCAATTTCACTATAAGAAATCGATGTCTTGTTAGCTGCACCAGACATATGTTCGAGCCATCCCTCATGTGATGATGAAGAATGGGACGAGAGAGGCCTTTTCAACACATTTATAGAACTATGAACTGTTTGGGACTTTGTAAACAGGTACCGCAACAGGAGACAGAAGCCATAGGAAGGCTTGGGAACGTATTGGAGCGAGACATGAGAGATATAGAAATCATGGTGTCCGAAGATACAGAAATGACTCAATAAGGCTTAGCTTTAGACTTTAACATGTACGTACGTAATAGTATCTGAgctataattaataaaatcatgTGAATTATTTTGATTAAAGTCTTTGGAAGAGATATCCTTATTTTGTTTCACAAACATGCGTGGTAAGATATGAAGCTCAAAGTTACAAAGGTTGGAAATCAAATTCGGTTTCCTAAAATAGAGGGTACTCTTCGGACATGATTAAGAGGATAAGAGCAGACCAGCCGGTGAAGACACGTCCACCTTCTCCAGTTCCTTTTGTTTGGTCGTAGTGTTCCCAGATATATCCAGTCTCATCATAGTTTCTAACCACGTTCCTGCATCAACCACACAATATAGGTAAGGCCACATATATACTCTACTCAGACATCTTCAGCTCCAATTCTACCAAACATGCATACCTTATCAGGTTGCTCCTTAGTTCCTCGTAAATGGTTCTTGCCTTGTCCATGTACGGTCCATCCACTGCAGAAGTATTAATTGATGGGTTATATAGAAGTTTTAcatcttttttgtttgtgtagTGAGGGGATGAGAAATGTACCTATAGAGTAATGGTGCAGGGAAGAAAGAATCATCTAGTTCATGTTCATCCATATTGCACCTCTCCAATATGGAGCTTCGTGCTCAGTGTTATACTTCATGTACAAAGAACTGCATGATGACAAATGAGTGAGTTCTCATGGACTCTCACAGAAGAATGAAATTTCTCAGGTATATGTAGAGACTCACCTACTTTTGCCAAGTGAAAGTAATCCATAGTCACTCCATACGATGCCCCTGTTTGAAATGAGATCGAGTTGTTTCTCGAGGATTGAAGAAGCCTTTCATAAAACAAGCAAAACACATGTGAAGGTTTAGTTTTAGTTCTCCACAAAAGTATTTAGATACTAATGCTAAATATATTTACTCACAGGAGGGATGATTCTAAACATGAAGGGAAAGAAGCTGACGTAACCGATGTGAGGAACCAATCTTAGCTCTGGCTTCCCAAACGTCTCCCTTACAAGCTCTCGTGATACACGACCATCCTCTCCAGTTACCTCTTTCCAGACTAACAGAACCTGgtgaatcaaataaataaaaagatccaGAAAGTTTTCTATCAAGAAGGTTGATATTAAGGCTTATCTGTGAGATTAATTCATTAAAAGTTCCTTACATCTTCTGTATGATTACCAAAGTCGAGATAAGCCCCAAGATCATGGTCATAGTGCATCTGTAAAAGGAATTAGACCGTGAAGAAGAGATCATGCGAATGAACTATAGCCTTGTAGgcattttataagaatataaaccTGATTCAGGAGATTAAAATCTGAGAGCAGCTTGACAGTTGAGCTGTAATCCACCTGCATGATTCATTTCCAAACACATGCAATGAACACATTAGAGAGAATGTGTAATTAACTTTCTTTTAATGTTTTTCTAACCGTTACAGGTCTGCCTTTTTCCCCAAGAAACTCTATGATGGAGTTCATGCAATCTGCTGCAAGATACATCCAGCACCTGAGGTCTACATGCCTCTCATCTTCAGTTGGGTGTGAAGCCCGCGGATAATCATCAAAACCCGAGGAAAGAGACTGCAATAATTTGTGAAAGCTAAAGGTATCTACTAAAGTCTGGCGAGGGCTaagaataataattaatttggtTTAACATTTCTACTGATAATCAAGAAATTGAACCTGAGGGTTTAGTTCCCGATTTGTTAAACTGTCTCTGCCATGCCAATAGTAACTTCCCATCTCCTTCCCTGGTATTTAGTCAAGTCATAAGTAACACATCATATACCAAATAGTTAAACGTAGGATAAAGTCACACAATAGTACATGTAAGTAGAACGGTACTAGTATACTCATGTTATTAATTACCTTTCTGGGAGGTATTGAACCATTGAAACCATGCATCTAGCCGTACAAAAGCTAGGTCAAGGAATGACAATATTTCATCTCTTTCTTCCTTGTTAAATTTCTCTGCCCTTATCCCATTTATCAGGTCtggaaaaatataaaacacaaaGCAATATCAACATTATCTTTACTTGATTTTGAAAACCTTGTTCTCATTTCCTCAATCATGACGTTAAGTTTCTTACCGCGTATCACCAAAAGTAGTGTAGGTGGATTGCCATTACTTGGGATCTGGACAACGTACTGCTTTGGAATCTTACTGCAGCAAGCAAAAACACTTTACTGatatacaacaacaacaaaaatatataatgataatGAATCTACTGAAGTTAATAGGAGTATGTATATAACAACCTCAGAGCTTCATCTCCCAAGATTTGCTCACGCGGTATCCATCCATCTATGTTCATCAAGTCTAACCAGTTTCCAAGGATCTCCAAGGTTATACGGAAATCCCAGCGCCTGAAACCATATCCCACATAAGAACAATCCTTAAAGGAACATATCAAGTTCAGCCTATTGAATGATCGATACATAAGTAACATAACAACTAACCAGACCAACAGTTGATGGAAACCTTCGTCCCACAAAAATCCTCTAGGAAATACTGGCCGGCTTGGAACTGCTGTGTACAATTCAGCTGGCCAATATAGCAAGAACTCATCCTCACTTTTAGCCTGCAGCTGAAAAATATTAGACTCTATGAatctgtttgtttttaataggCATGTGCGTTTGGATATTGGGTTCAGGTTCAGGTCGGTTCTCATTGAGTCCGGGTCCTTTGAGTCTTAGAGATTTGGATCCATCTAGGTAATTGTaaatttcagtttggtttttCATTCGGTAATTTTAAGCGTCAAAAagcaagaaaaaatgaaaaatcacCTGAGTACTTGTAGGAGCCTGAATTTTTGATTGACCATAGAAGTAACCAATGCCACCAAGCATGTTCCCAATTGCAGCTTTACCAACCATCAAAGTTTCAGAATCAAGCTGTAATTCAGTGAGATGAAGAATGAATTTTCACAAGCAAGACTTAATAGTAAGCTGTCTCCGGTCAAGTATACATCGATCTTAATAAGATCTTAACTATAAAGAGATCATCCATTAAACTAGACCATTTGATGTGCTAAAGATCACCTATTACATTGGTATCTGAAgtttcaaattaataaaaagaatagAGTCACACCTTTTCAGAAAGGTGGAAGCATTCCTTGAACTTTGCATCAAATGCTATATGTTTCTCTTCAAGTAGACCAGAGAGTGGTGAACCTACAAAGGTTGCAAAATGTGAACATAGCTCAAAGTAGACATGATAAACTCGTTACAAGCTAAGTGATTATGCGGAAGTTTTATTGTTCAGCAAATGTAAACTGATCTACATCCATGCTTGGAAATAACCAGAAGGATTATAAAAACCTGTAAGACTCATTATACGCTGTTCCACGTCAGAACTTTCTCCTCTTATCCCAGAGACAAAGGCAATATCAATAGTAGACTGAGTCGTTGTTGAAATCTGCATGACGAAATCAGATGGTGATTAGAGATGAAGAATAACACTGAAAACATATCATTGAATCAAATATTGATTACCTGAAAAACATAAATGCTGGAAGAATCCTCTGATGTGTCAGAGAGCT comes from the Brassica napus cultivar Da-Ae chromosome A7, Da-Ae, whole genome shotgun sequence genome and includes:
- the LOC106358081 gene encoding glucose-6-phosphate 1-dehydrogenase 3, chloroplastic isoform X1; translated protein: MSSFSTSLSSSSPFLSNHSSLINSDPSRRSLSFPQGINLDDLCVRSKRKLVQSAVAVGDGFGFCTILRLFLMRLPLVLGSVITKSSSAEIKTGPLSIPSQEAADKLVIESNGGEQQSTVSITVVGASGDLAKKKIFPALFALYYEGCLPEHFTIYGYARSKMTDAELRDMVSKTLTCRIDKRENCGEKMEEFLKRCFYHTGQYDSQEHFVTLDKKLKEHEGGRLSNRLFYLSIPPNIFVDAVKCASSSASSISGWTRVIVEKPFGRDSKTSAALTKSLKQYLEEDQIFRIDHYLGKELVENLSVLRFSNLIFEPLWSRQYIQNVQFIFSEDFGTEGRGGYFDHYGIIRDIMQNHLLQILALFAMETPVSLDAEDIRNEKVKVLRSMRPIQLEDVVIGQYKSTTKGGVTYPGYTDDKTVPKDSLTPTFAAAALFIDNARWDGVPFLMKAGKALHTRSAEIRVQFRHVPGNLYNRNSGGTNLDRTTNELVIRVQPDEGIYLKINNKVPGLGMRLDQSNLNLLYSARYSKEIPDAYERLLLDAIEGERRLFIRSDELDAAWALFTPLLKEIEEKKTIPEFYPYGSRGPVGAHYLAAKHNVQWGDLSLDQ
- the LOC106358082 gene encoding ATPase WRNIP1-like, which translates into the protein MDQLVSMGFSSDLAAEALTATGGDSIQKATDWILSHRPPLQTTTATSQPKLDRFLRPNSKTLTPVGDSNKRLKLSPPPSTHRHRQHQPLSERMRPRTLDDVVGQDHLLSPSSLLRSAVDSNRLPSIIFWGPPGTGKTSIAKSLINSCKDPSQYRFVSLSAVTSGVKDVRDAVETAKKLNLEGKKRTVLFMDEVHRFNKSQQDSFLPVIEDGSILFIGATTENPSFHLITPLLSRCRVLTLNPLKPNHVETLLKRAVDDDSVRGLSSNVEVDDSFVEFLANNCDGDARVALNALEISATMATARGGDGVGVGVAAVVSLDDAKEALQSKHLAYDKAGDQHYNLISALHKSMRGGDANAAIYWLARMLEGGEEPLYIARRLIRFASEDVGLADPSALTQAVACYQASHFLGMPECNVILAQCAAYLALAPKSIAVYRAIGAARKVVKDSVGQNEGVPVHLRNAPTKLMKELGYGKEYIYPPDDPTSAAAQTYLPSSLLHYKFLDWPEGTSGDGQEQEEHRL
- the LOC106358081 gene encoding glucose-6-phosphate 1-dehydrogenase 3, chloroplastic isoform X2: MSSFSTSLSSSSPFLSNHSSLINSDPSRRSLSFPQGINLDDLCVRSKRKLVQSAVAVGDGSVITKSSSAEIKTGPLSIPSQEAADKLVIESNGGEQQSTVSITVVGASGDLAKKKIFPALFALYYEGCLPEHFTIYGYARSKMTDAELRDMVSKTLTCRIDKRENCGEKMEEFLKRCFYHTGQYDSQEHFVTLDKKLKEHEGGRLSNRLFYLSIPPNIFVDAVKCASSSASSISGWTRVIVEKPFGRDSKTSAALTKSLKQYLEEDQIFRIDHYLGKELVENLSVLRFSNLIFEPLWSRQYIQNVQFIFSEDFGTEGRGGYFDHYGIIRDIMQNHLLQILALFAMETPVSLDAEDIRNEKVKVLRSMRPIQLEDVVIGQYKSTTKGGVTYPGYTDDKTVPKDSLTPTFAAAALFIDNARWDGVPFLMKAGKALHTRSAEIRVQFRHVPGNLYNRNSGGTNLDRTTNELVIRVQPDEGIYLKINNKVPGLGMRLDQSNLNLLYSARYSKEIPDAYERLLLDAIEGERRLFIRSDELDAAWALFTPLLKEIEEKKTIPEFYPYGSRGPVGAHYLAAKHNVQWGDLSLDQ
- the LOC106356351 gene encoding LOW QUALITY PROTEIN: alpha-glucosidase 2 (The sequence of the model RefSeq protein was modified relative to this genomic sequence to represent the inferred CDS: substituted 1 base at 1 genomic stop codon) — its product is MVLKVHLLDFSFSDHSQTRKLLCTLFIAFIYSDPQMMMTGASHKIAPDEFHHIPRVITPFPAPKLSHLPMFQGEHKESLYWGTYRPQVYFGVRARTPQSLVAGLMWLGDEKDDDGKHVMRHFCENSQNLTSFGWREHNGIDFGRQELLDQDMILETSFVKSKEGSLGYGGDWSVRINLINKGLNDEVKRTVHLFFYLADEGGNVLNLGKNVLDLKESSLLASGSRADVRKWQMHLKSEAHVETHYCGFKTPDIVNLSHAVQKNLAVQENKSGRLQLSDTSEDSSSIYVFQISTTTQSTIDIAFVSGIRGESSDVEQRIMSLTGSPLSGLLEEKHIAFDAKFKECFHLSEKLDSETLMVGKAAIGNMLGGIGYFYGQSKIQAPTSTQLQAKSEDEFLLYWPAELYTAVPSRPVFPRGFLWDEGFHQLLVWLVVMLLMYRSFNRLNLICSFKDCSYVGYGFRRWDFRITLEILGNWLDLMNIDGWIPREQILGDEALSKIPKQYVVQIPSNGNPPTLLLVIRDLINGIRAEKFNKEERDEILSFLDLAFVRLDAWFQWFNTSQKGKEMGSYYWHGRDSLTNRELNPQSLSSGFDDYPRASHPTEDERHVDLRCWMYLAADCMNSIIEFLGEKGRPVTVDYSSTVKLLSDFNLLNQMHYDHDLGAYLDFGNHTEDVLLVWKEVTGEDGRVSRELVRETFGKPELRLVPHIGYVSFFPFMFRIIPPASSILEKQLDLISNRGIVWSDYGLLSLGKSSSLYMKYNTEHEAPYWRGAIWMNMNXMILSSLHHYSIVDGPYMDKARTIYEELRSNLIRNVVRNYDETGYIWEHYDQTKGTGEGGRVFTGWSALILLIMSEEYPLF